In the Hevea brasiliensis isolate MT/VB/25A 57/8 chromosome 8, ASM3005281v1, whole genome shotgun sequence genome, GAGAGACCCTTAAAGTTTTATATAATCCACCCAcatcaataaatgattataagtttaaatttgatgatttaaataatcataattaaaataataatattgataataattaatatcTTGATTTGATGATGCATCTCAGCAATTTAGAATATTTCAACTACGATGATAAGAATACAATAAAATAATGGcataactatttatttatattatagctTTAATTCAGAATTGATTTTCCCTATATTGGGAAAaatattttccttttaattttttttatgtatattttatagttaattggtttgaaacaaagtaaatattaatttgttatgaaaaataaggtgatttaataaaattttacaattaatttcatttaatttttataaaataatgctttttttttgttaaatagtcaattatgaaaaatttattaacttaacagaaaaaataaaatttcttcacataaaataacatatataaaattttttaataatgttaaaaattattataaataaaattaaataagatatatttatttatcatttcacatttaacatatattaatttaattagaaTTGAAAATGTTGtaaaaaatatgataatttaagatatggaagaaattttttttaagttaataaaTATTTTCGTAATTGACTACTTTATGAAAAAAGTattgttttataaaaatttaattagataaattttaaaattttgttatatcACGTTATTTTctctaataaaataattttactttgttttaaaTCAAGTAACCATAGAATACATCTTATTTTAGTATGCTCCCAAACAACAAAAAATGTAATTACTTTTCAAATAAATGTAATTCCTcttaattttctataaaataaatggagccttagatttttttttttcattttccttctcaTTACTTTTaccattaatttatcacatttacGTATAAAAGCATTTGATTCTCTACATTGGATATAAGCAAATTACCTTAATAAACATtctcattttatttataatatatgtcACATGTACTCTTTGACGGATATGATCATTCATAATCTTATCTATTATTATAATACCAAATATGCATCAAAATATCTATTATCATAATATCGTTCCTACTTCATATTTTCAAACAGTCTTGATTTCAATTCAAGTTCAATCAAACTCTCATTTACTTTATTGTATATATGCAATTGCTTTTCAAATAGACTATCTTTACTTTTCAAGCAtaaaaatttacttttttttGCAAATAAATGACCAATTATTTACTTTTTAAATACATAGATAGATGTAAAATAATTGGTTATAATTTGCATctattaaaaaaatcattttgatCTTACGGATTTCTTGGATGCTGtcattttatgaaaaatttaatcTACTAAGCTTCTAACACTTTGTTTGGATGGAGGAAAAATAAAGGGAAGGAAAATTTAAGAGGTAAAcaactttttttattatttattttatgtttgatTGAGAAAAAGTAGGGAGGAaagaaaaatttgaaagaaaaaaattaggagaaaattatttaaaattataaaaatatctcTATTTTTCTAAGTTCTTTTTAAATACTTaggactaaaattgtaaatttaatttattattaaaaataactttacttttaatatttttcttcCTATATTCAAATATATCAAGAAAAAGTTAGGGCTTGTTTACTTGTGAAAAACTATTTTctgttttctattttttattttctaagaaAATTATAGCTTTTattttatacaaaaaaaaaatgaaaaaaaaaaatgaacgtATTCacctataaaaaattaaaaaaaaacaattttttaattttaaaaaaatatattcatatcttttataatttaaaaataaatcattgcaaaatatatttaaaaattttattttatttataaattttttaatatttttattaatttattttataataatatgattaattttttttttatcattataaataaaaattttttaaaataattattcaattttagatattaaaaagTTGTAGCATAATTTGATTATAAAAAGGACATGATTTTTCAtttgaaaaaaaatcagaaacgtAATCTTTGCTATAGAGGAACACAGTGAAAATAACTTAAAGCTGTTTTTCAAATCTTAGTccaattttgaaaaattagaaagttaatttttcagtttttcatTTGAAAAACTGACAAATGTGAATACGAAACTCTATTTTTTAGTGTTTTTTAGAAAACCTTTTCAGAAAAATACTCTAATTTTCCATAAATATATAagcccttattttttcttttttattattatcttcttttattttcctctcATTATTTTTTTTCCAATCAATACATAGAGTTAGGATAAAAGAATAAATGATGGAGGCAATTTAACATTATATGATATAACATATTAGACTCAGCCTATACTCAAATATCTATCttgtaatgattttttttttgtttttagaaTGATCTATCTTGTAATATTATTAACTAGTAagttaattattttgtaaatcaaGACTTTAGCTTTCCTTTTccttcatcttgatcaacaagaAAAGAATTCCACATTTCTGTCCCAAAAAAAACAAAACATTTGTGAGTGGTAAGGGCATTTGAATTATGGGCCATTTAGCTGATCCAGTATACTTCATTCATCTTCAAGGAAAACTTTGTTTACATTGTCAAAATCAATCAATTTACATTTTAAGCAAACTGTGATATTGTAGAAAATTTTGATGAATCTCATTCTATTAGAGTCAGTGAACCCTAATGAAATTGAGTTATTTATTTTTTGCTACATTTGATTTAGCTTAAAGTTAATTAGAAAAATGCAATTTATCATTTCACATTGAGATATTAACTTTCCTAACTCACCTACAGTCCATTCATCTGTAAgacaaaaaaaaatgtaatataacTTTCTGATTTTCTTAGTGGGTGAAAAATCTATTTGGTACTCAAATTTTTATTGATTTCGTTATAAAGTTCAACAAATTCAAAGATCAGCTTAATTTTTACgtcaattttttaatatttaaaatttaggatttagCAAAATTCAAGCAAGAAAATTTTTCCAAAGAAAAAGCCAGCATTCATTAGTTCTCTACAAACTTGGTGGGGTTTCAATCCAATATCATGACCACATCCTACTAGATTGGTATGAATTTTCTTGATTTGGATGTGGCTTAGGTCCACATGCATTTGCAGCTAATTAGCACTCATAATCTCTAAATTTTGGTAgatgtttttaaattttatttttataagaaaatCCATCAACGATAATTTTGTTTCAGAAAtcattattttatttgaattgtaggttttataagttaaaaaatataaaattattattttactcattttctttcttctttcctttctcaaactttcttttcttttaaattaatagatgattattaattaataaaattattttatttttcataaatttttatttattaaaattattaataaaaattatttgaattttccatttatttattaatttattatcattTGTTGTGTATAGTTAGTTTTTTTAACATTAtagttaaattttattaaattaactaTACTagctaaattattaaataaaataaaataaaataaaataatagtctAGAGACATTTTTTCACAAATGAATAATGAAAGGATCTATTTTCAAGTAAGGTTAACAAGTAGgaaagagaaaatgagataaattagtaattttatatttttttatcgtaaacttattattataggtGAAAGAGATGGTCTCTGAAACAAAATTGAAGTtaaagatttttattttaaacaaatTAAAGTTGATGAACAAACACGAAACACCCACCAAAGTTCAGTGCTGCAAATTACCCTACAATTGCATTATacatatcaaaatattaattGTTCCGAATCAAAATACTTTCTCACTAATATCTTAAGGATAAAAataaggaattttttttttagttaaagataaaaaaatttaatagattATTTATCATTTAAGAATTATGATTTTATACTTCTTGAAATTACTAATTTGACATTTTAAATTcgaatttcaaattttcattttatttaaattatgacaataatttaataaataataatccaATAATCTTCACGTAATATTgccttatatttttttttaatattttaaaaattattataatgaatgaaaatattaaaattaaaatttaattttcaatattccaAAATAGAGATTCGATAATTGAGTTATTAGTCAAATAAGCGACTGAAAAACACATTACCAATTTCATGACAGTAATGTTTGATAGGGCTAGCATTTGgttcaaatcgaaccgaactaaATCGAATCATTAAAgttaaattaattgaattatcatattttagaaatcgaattgcattaaaataaatgaaaaatcaaatcaaaccaaaCTGTTCTATTTCAGTTTGGTTTATTTCGAACTGTttggttttgaattttgattggtTTTTTAATTTAGAATTGATTTTCAAGTCATTTGATCTGGATTTAACATTGGTTTGAATCTAACAACcattaataaatgaaattaaacaatttatatatatatatatatatatatatatatatatatatatatatatatatatataattacatataattcataaattccttataataataataaatcaatttaaaatcaataaagcaATTTAGTTCGGTTTGGTTcaactgattttttttctttaaaaccaAATCGAAATAATCTAAATTCTTAAAATACAAAACTGAACCAAACTGAATTATTTTAAAAGCTGAATTGAATTACTAAATTTAAGTGATTTTATTCGATTTATTCAATTCAAATTGAATAGTATCACCCCTAATGCCTAATGAAAAATACTATGGGCTTGCTTTTTCAATATAAATCTCATAGGACAAACATCAAACTCATACATTTTCTAACTTGCTAGCCAAATAAAACAAAACCTACATGAAAGTCCAACATTATGAACttgattatgaaaataactatCAACACATTAATTTTCTGGTTTCGCGTGCTTACAATAATTGCCACATAAGAAAAGCAGTCGTCAGCAAATGCGTATTTAGAGACTTTCATATGCTTAAAGGATGAATTTTTGCCTTACAGATTCGAGATATAATATTTATAGTGCAACtaatttataaaatagttaagatTCACATAttttttgtcaaattttcagtaatTGATAAAACTTTTCATTGCAATAGACAATAACTTCAGTGAGCTGAAAATCACTGTCCATGAGTAAAATTACTCTTTATAAGCAAAGCTAAATTAATGTCTTTACAATGcttctatttatataattaatcccTTAGTTTTAATCTAATTAGAAATCTCAttcaatttagaaaaatttagaaataatactaaaataaaaattttactctATATCAAAAATATTTCTCATAAAAAAAATCTTCTAAATCAACTAAGATTTTCGTCATAAATCTAACAATCTTAAATTCAAACAAAGTAATCTTCATTATTCCTATCCATATTTCATATAGCAGCCATAGGTTACCAATTTCCAAATTCACACCTCCATTTTGTCAAAAcaataatgattaaaaaaaaaaatcacatgaCATATGATGTGCTTACAATGAGTGTAAGAGACAGAAAACAGTATAGTTGCCTAAAAGCAAGATAATTAGGACGTTTAAATAACGGAATATTCAAATTAATACTCTTCTCATCAGCAACTTACCAATACTTTTTGCTCTAGGAAGCTGAAAATTCGACAAACATGCAAAAGAGGTAGCTTCTTACTTGCTTCATCACTATCTTTGATTGCTATCTTGGCAGCTTCTTGTGGATTTCTTTTCCTCCAAGTATACTTTTCCACCAAGTTATTAGTAGGAAAAAACCATCATCTGTTGGAAGCCCAacccatttttttttcttatatatttGGAGCAAGGAAATGCAGGTCACGAAACCAATAATAAACAGATGCTTAGAGAGGAGAAACTCCAAGCTGATTGCTACTAGAGTATCGGTTTCAATCGGAAGATAACTACTTTCTCTTTTTTCATCTTCCATCCCTTTTGCTCTAAATCTGTATCAACCTATAAGACTACATGGATTCACAATCAAGTCAGATTCATATCATCTTTTTTCCATATGTGGCTTATGGCCACATACTTCCTACAATAGACATGGCCAGGCTTTTTGCAAGGCGAGGAGTGAAGGCAACCATTGTTACGACCCTTCTCAATGTACCTGGCTTCTCTAAAGCAattgaaagagagagagaattgGGTGTTGAAATCAGCATTCGAGTCATGAAATTCCCTTATGCAGAGGCAGGATTGCCAGAGGGATGCGAGAATCTAAATTACCTCAATACACCAGAAATGATTCCAAAGTTCCTTCATGCAATTAACCTTCTAGAACAACCATTTACAGAGATCCTAGAAGAATGCCAGCCTGATTGTCTTGTGGCGGACATGCCGTTTCCGTGGGCAACAGGAGTTGCAAGCAAGCTTGGGATTCCGAGGTTGTATTTTAATGGAACTAGCTTTTTTGCTATGTGCGTCGGCGACAGTATTAGACGATATGAGCCTTACAAAAGAGTAGAGTCTGATTTTGAACCCTTTGTAGTGCCTGGCCTACCGGACCAGATAAAGAAGACGAAACTACAATTGCCAACTTATTTGAGAGATTCAACCGAGCAGAATCTTTTTAGAAAACTTAGGGGTCAAATTTGGGAATCAGACCTTAACAGCTATGGAGTCCTCATGAATAGTTTCCGTGAGCTAGAACCGGCTTACTCAGAACACTATAGAAAGGTCATGGGAAGGAAGGCATGGCACATTGGCCCTCTCTCACTTTGCAACAGGAACATTGAAGACAAAGCAAAGAGAGGAGATAAAGCATCTATTGATGAACATGAATGTCTAAGATGGCTGGACTCCAAGAAAGCCAACTCAATTCTCTATATATGTTTTGGTAGCTTATTCAAATTTTCAGCTCCTCAATTACTTGAGATTGCTATGGCTCTTGAAGCTTCTGGACTAAACTTCATTTGGGTTGTGCGAACTGAAGAAAAAAGAGAGAATGAAGTGACAAAAGAATGGCTGCCAGAAGGATTTGAGAAGAGGATGGAGGGAAAGGGTTTGATCATAAGGGGATGGGCACCCCAGTTGTTGATTCTTGAACATGAAGCTGTTGGAGGTTTTATGACTCATTGTGGATGGAATTCTACGTTGGAGGGAGTGAGTGCAGGGGTGCCAATGATCACATGGCCACTCTATGCTGAGCAGTTTGACAATGAAAAACTCATTACAGATCTTTTGAAAATAGGAGTTGCAGTTGGTGCCCAAGAATGGTCTAGGCATGAGAaaaaaattttagtgaagaaggaAGATATAGAGAAGTCAATGTCTCGGTTAATGGTTGGTGAAGAAGCTGAGGAAATAAGAAACCGAGCTATGGCACTAAAAGAGATGGCAAGGAGGGCTACTGAAGAAGGAGGATCATCTTACTCTGATGTTAATGCATTGCTTGAAGAACTAAGAGCCCTAAGGAGAAGCAAGGAGATAGCTACCAGCGTATAAAAGCAAATTGCCAAGAAAGGACtgcaaaagtaataaaaataataaaattaagagATTATGCAAACATTGAATTGTATCAAGCTTTTTCATTCGTGCATTTAATTATAGGAGAATAGGGATTAAATgaatatattaaaaagaaaacCAACACCAAGTAGGAagcaatataatataatttacttTTTACTATACCAATTCATTATgggaaaaaaatatagaaaaatgcaTATATTAGTTACTAAAAATTGAACCAAATTATTATGTGATTGCATGGTTCACTCATGTTTTTTAATAATGCATCAAATGatccaataaaaaatatattgaattatttaactgcaataataataataataataataataataataataataataataataataataataataatggcaaaaaattatgaatttgagatttttaataatactttaaatttttttaataaaaatatcctGGACTTTAAACTTTTTAACAATTATACCCTATCGTCTATTTCACCGTTAAAGATAACGGATTTTGCCACATCAACATTAATAATGtctaaaaaaaatctcaaattttatattttttaacaatTATACCCCAAACcttttttttaacaaatatacCATGCACTTTAAACTTTACTATAATTGAATCTCATCATTAATTATCTCTTTCAATTTTAACAGAAGTGTCAGTCAATATTTCTAATcccttaattaatattaattaaacttaatttacaataaaaaaataaaaaagaaaatttatttaaaataaaactaatacCACTTCCACCACTTCATCATTTGGACAAGTCATCACTTTTGTGAAGCTCACCTCTGCTCAACCTAACTTTGTTTTTATGCATACTCAACCTTACTCTCCATTAGTATCCCCTCTCAACAATTCAACTAAACCCACCTTGGCAGCCCCAAAACAGtacccatttattcattaattatagtttattttattataaattaaatttaattaattttaatttgagtgATTATAAAGCGCTAACGTGACACAATTGTTAACATTTAATAGGGTAACTAATAATGaggtttaattataataaattttaaaatttaggatatatttattaaaaagatagtttaagataaaattattaaaaaaggtAAAGTTTAGGGTTTTTTAGACATTTTCACTGTTAAAATTAATAGTGAAATAAATGATATGGtacaattattaaaaatttaagagtttaggatatttttgttaaaaaaaattaggataaaattattaaaaatcccAAATTCCTTGATTTTTTTGGCATTAtccctaataataataataatcttaaTAATAACATCATAaggatattaaatataaaaataatttacttaGAAGATATCAAGTGTAACACTTCAAAATTTCAAAAGATAGCATcataataaaattgaaattttttttttttttaattttcaaggcAAGTCTCTCATTTTTCTAGCTTTGTGATATTTCTGgtaaatttttgaagtttgaaaaTATAGTATGATGATGTCAATATTAGCATTAATGTGGTAGTCTTGGCGGTTATTGTAACAATCATCAGTGTTCGGATTACTGTAGTGGCGGCAACTTTCGCTATAGCAATACAAAAAATCCACCAATCTATCAAATATTGATTGCAAAATTTTGAcattaacatattgaatcatTTTTCGTATTTTCtatatatttcattttatttccatgtataaaaattttaaaaattttatttgaaatatttttcaaatttattttttaaatttttaaattttaatgcatTTATTTCAAAATTAGCGCTACTATGACAGCTAACATATAGAGGTGATTTTGAAATTTACCTTTGAATATTGCTTTACGTGGACATTCATTTCTTAAGGGTGGTAATCTATGCCCCTATTTTAAGCTTTTTTGGGTGCGAGAATAAAAAAACTATTCTAAAtacaaaaattactatttaatttatatattttaataaaattaactgcttaatctttattttaaaatatatactatttaatcattttattttttagtcCGTTTAGCCTCTATCATTATTTTAAAGCAAATTTTTTTCCTTAACTCAACTTTTTAAtctctttaatttaaatattacaactatttaatgtcataattttaaattcattaattatttAGTCCTGTAATTTGAATAATACAACTATTATCTCTCTTTTACTTAACTAACaaaaagattaaattaaaataatgataGAAACTAAATAATTCACAAACTAAAAAATAAAGAACTaaacaatatattttttaaaataaaaaattaaataattaattttattaaaatgaataaacTAAATAGTAATGTTCCTTCCACTTATCCGATTTTGCAAGCAGGCCCAAAACAGAAATAATATTTTAGGTTAACTATTCAAGTCTTCTACTCCCTAACAATTATGCAAGAATAAGCTATCCCTCaacgcctctctctctctctctctctctctctctctctctctctctctctctctctctcccctcttAAACCTCTCTTTGTTATTGTGAGTTGTCTCTCTTTGtgcatttaattcaattttaatttcttttggtaCTAGAGCAAAATCGATTTGGGTTTCTTGAATTTTCTTAGAATAGCCATATAGTTTCTATCTCTCTATGTGCAAATTGATTATTGTATTGTTTGATTGTAGAATGTTGATATTAATTGTGTAATTTGTTTGTGATGTATAGCGTTCTCAACCATTGAAAATCATATTCGAATAAGATCAAGTTTAGAAAATCAGAGTTGCTCTTCTGAAGTTCCCAATCATTCTTGGAATCAATCGTTGAATTGAATTCTTCATTTGCTTGATTGATAAAAAATCATTGAAGTGAtttcttaagtctgaaatagtaaatagaagaagaaaaatattgGAGAAGAATCCAAAAATCTACTTTCATTATTATGCTATTTGGTATATGTACATGATAGGCATGTGTAAATGCCAAGTTGTTCTCTCTAACAAACTTGCAACCATCCCTTTACAGCTCAACAAAACCATTTCACTCATTTAATAATCTTCCCGCTAATATAACTTATCTAATCTCTACAGTCCCCCCTCAAGATGGAGATAGGGAAACCAACCCCATATTGGACAAGATCTGATGGAAAAGAGATTAATTGAGGGGCTTGGTGAACAAATCTGCCAGTTGTTTCACACTAATATGTGAAGTGGAAATAAACTTGTTGATGACCTGTTGGTGAATAATGTGGCAATCGATATCTATATGCTTGGTACATTCGTGAAACACTAGATTTTCAGATATGTGAACTACTATTTTATTGTCACAGATTTTCAGAGATGTGAACTATTGTTTTATTGTCACAGGTGAGGGGAATTGGTAAAGGAAAGGAAATTTGTAAATCTCGTAACAAGTAGGAAAGCCATTGCAATTCATAAACTGTAGTTGCCATCCTATGATATTCGACTTCTATCGAGGATTTGCTGACCGTAGCTTGCTTCTTTGTCTTCCATGAAATGAGAGAAGAACTAAAAAAGATGCAATACACTGTAACAATTTTCCTTGTCATAGGACAGGTAGCCTAGTTTGCATCATAATAAGCACGTAATCGAAGCTCTGTTTTAGAAGGGAAGAACATCCCTTTAGCAAGAGTACCTTTCAAATATCGAAGCAAGTCCATAAGAGCATCCCAATGTGGTTGAGGAGGTTCATGCAAAAATTGACTCAGATGTTGCACACTGAAAGAAATATCAAGACGtgtcaaattaaaaaatt is a window encoding:
- the LOC110671753 gene encoding scopoletin glucosyltransferase-like translates to MDSQSSQIHIIFFPYVAYGHILPTIDMARLFARRGVKATIVTTLLNVPGFSKAIERERELGVEISIRVMKFPYAEAGLPEGCENLNYLNTPEMIPKFLHAINLLEQPFTEILEECQPDCLVADMPFPWATGVASKLGIPRLYFNGTSFFAMCVGDSIRRYEPYKRVESDFEPFVVPGLPDQIKKTKLQLPTYLRDSTEQNLFRKLRGQIWESDLNSYGVLMNSFRELEPAYSEHYRKVMGRKAWHIGPLSLCNRNIEDKAKRGDKASIDEHECLRWLDSKKANSILYICFGSLFKFSAPQLLEIAMALEASGLNFIWVVRTEEKRENEVTKEWLPEGFEKRMEGKGLIIRGWAPQLLILEHEAVGGFMTHCGWNSTLEGVSAGVPMITWPLYAEQFDNEKLITDLLKIGVAVGAQEWSRHEKKILVKKEDIEKSMSRLMVGEEAEEIRNRAMALKEMARRATEEGGSSYSDVNALLEELRALRRSKEIATSV